tCGACTTCTCTCGTCCAGACCCGATCCTAGGGAGAGATGTCCCGCATCACATTACATTGTACATgtgtatgatttttttttttcattttataaggtttcctatttatttttttgtttgcgttttttccttttctttttataatgtCTGTGaaagattattttattgataataTACTTTTTAATATGATGTataatatgaattatttttgtCGTTcaggtttattattattaatagtttttattttttttattttttttttataaaaaatggtttttattttttatttagtttgttaaatgtattattatctaattaattttaattttgtcgTATTCTGattcaaattctaaaatttgaaccaaacactTTTAAAAGTAATTCAATTCCGATTAAACCAaacagaaataaataaatagacatTTTGATTCTGATTCCGTAGCATTACAATTGTGATTCCAATTCTGATTCCGAAGTTTGAACCACACGCCTtttgagaggttttgactagtcaaacctctaatactggtgtttggtaaaaaaaatgtttcaaaTAGCTTTTTGGACTCAACcttctaattttgaaaaagctagttttacgagctttttgaattaactTGTTGCTACATCTCTTTCAAAAGATATTTTTATTCCTATTTATTATCATTTATCCAAACAAATATTGTTTTGCTTTTTTACTGAAAATAAAGTAATAACATGATAAACATATTAATCTAGCTACACTTTGCTAGtaaatgttaattaataaatataaaatgtaCTATTATGTTTTTGGAAATTATATTTCTATtcaaaattatacaaattatgttagggatattttcgaaatattcTAATTTCAACCTTGACGCTTATGGGAAGATAATTACGAATGTGCCACAAAAGTTAATTCTCAATGATTAAacgaatttaataaaataaattgcgTCTAAAGATGTGACTTCTAACAAAACGATTGACAACAGACTCAAAGATTAAGAAAAAAAGTTTGTTTTGGGTCCTTACTGTTGTTATAGAAACTTTACTAATCGACAATCATTCATAAAAAAAGCTTAAAAAATCAACCCAAagacattttttaattttctttttctttttcttttgtttttattgATTTCTTGTAATGTCTTTGCTTACAAAGTGGGAATAAAGCAATAATTACAATGAAAAACACACATTTCACGTAGTAAAACTGAATAATTAGAATGGAAGTTGCAGGATTAAAATTGTAACTAAAGGGAATAAAAACAATGAATATGCACAAACTAAAATTAAACGAACAAACTTGGGTTGGTGTCTTGATCGTTGTAGATATTTGGACtttgtaaaaacaaaaatttaatttgagATGTTGGGAATGTAGTCGCATAAAAATCAGACTCAAAGCAGGGCTGTAAGTTAGTGAAAAGATcttggaaaaagaaagataaaaaacACTATGTTCTTCGTCAGAGAACTGAATTTTTGACGAACTTTGAAGGCTCAAACTATAAGATTCTAGACTGATTTTGGAAAAGTAAAAAGTAAGAATTGAAGATGACTATGTTGTTGAATTTTAGGGCTAAAGAACACTGACATCAGAGTAGTATAAGGCAAGTAAAAAAGTAGGCAAAGTAGGTTGATCAGAACAGTTTGGTAAGAAACATAAGCTTAAGTTAAATGATGGTTTGAGGTCGAATTGAATGGAAACAAAGGAAGCACAAAATTTGCTAATAAGAGAGACATGTATATTTTTGTGCAAGAACTACATTCTAAATTATTGGCAAATGACATGTATGACTACTACTATGCTGAACAAAAGTCTGCCAAATAGAGATGATATGCTTTTCAAAGGAAGTATGACACAAAAGAGGTTGGATCgaaaaaaaatatgatgttaGCCGCTACCTCAAATTTCAGATGACTGATGAAAAATCAGTGGAGGCTCAATCTCATGAACTCTAAAAAATTGCACACGAGATTATCTCAGAAGGTATGCCTCTTAATGATCAATTTCAAATTGTTGTAATAATTGACAAACCGCCTCCTTCCTAGAAGGATTTTAAGAATGTTCTCAGGCACAAAACCAAGGAATTTTCAATGGAAAGCCTGATCACTCGCCTCCATATTAAGGAGGAAGACCGAAAACAAGACGAGAAAGAAGAAGTGCTTATTGTCTCAAATAACACCAAAAGATCCACTAATGTTCTGAAACAATTCATAATTTTTTAAGAATCAGAActgcaaaccaaactaaaacaACAATACTCAAGTTAATCAGAATTGGAACCctcaaaggaaccaaaatagACCATAACAACAACCACCTAAGAATGGTGctgtttttctttgttttaaCTGTGGAAAGCCAGGTCATATGGCACGTAAATGCAGGAACAAGCCAAACACTACTCCTAGTGTTAATCTGAATGAAGAACAACAAAACTTTGATGCAATGATTTCTAAGATCAACCTTGTAGGTGGATCAAATGGGTGGTGGATAGACACTGGTGCCTCTCACCATGTTTGTTGTGATAGAAATATGTTCAAACCATATATCGCTGTAACCGAGGATAAGAAAGTGTTGTTGGGTGATTCCCACACCACTATTGTTGCTGGAATTGGTAGtgtggaattgaacttcacatctggaaaaaatttaactttgaaGGATGCGATGCATACTCTAGAGATGAGAAAGAATTTGATTTCGGGCTATCTTTTCAATAAGGTGGGGTTCACTCAGGTTATATGGACATGTTTGTTtactttaacaaaaaataatatgtTTGTAGGAAAGAGTTATATGCAACTGAAAGTATGTTTAAATTGAGTGTTGAAGTTAATAAAGTGAATGGTTCTGTTTATACATTGTGTACAtttaatgtttggcatgctCATTTTTTTCATGTTAATAAGCGTATTATTAAGAACATGAGTAACTTAGGCCTAATTCCAAATCTGAATTTAAATGAGCTTATGAAATGTGATTATTGTAATCAGGCAAAAATCATCAAAACACCTCATAAATATGTGATTAGGAATTCCGAACATCTAGATTTAGTTCATTATGATATATGTGAATTAAATGGAAAATTGACCAGAAATGATAAACGTTACTTTATAACTTTTATTAATGATTGCTCTAATTTTACTTTTCCAtatttgatgaaaaataaaagtgaagctcTTAACATGTTTAAATTATTCATtgttgaaatagaaaatcagTGCATAGGAAAATTAAGAGACTTCGTAGTTACAGAGGCACAAAATATGGTTATAGCATGTTTATTGACTTTTATAAATCACATGGAATCATACATGAAATCACTGCACCGTATTCACCGTAGATGAAAAGAAgtgctgaaaggaaaaataagaCACTGACAGAGTCTGTAGTAACTATAATGCTTAGTTCAGGTGTTGCCTCTCATTGGTGGGGAGAAATTTCACTAACTGTTTGCTATGTACTAAATAGAGTCCCTAAGTCAAAAAGTAAAATATCTCCTtatgagattttgaaaaataaaataccaAACTTGTCATATTTTACAACTTGGCGCTGCAtggcttatgttaggattcctAGCCTTAAGAAAGTCAAACTTGCTAGTAGGGCTTATGAATGTGTGTTTATTAGGTATGATGTGAATAGTATATGCTCTATGATTTAAATGCACATTATTTTGGAATCAAATGATGCTGATTTTTTTGAAGATAAATTTCCTTTTAACTTGAGAAAtagttttgatctcatacctgTCCCATACCTTTTATACAAGGTACGGGTAGGGTCGGATAATGTCGGATACCCACGAGTATAGTACCTGTTGCCATCCCTAGACGCAATAGTTATCTAAACTTACTTAAAAGGATTAATTGACTCCCTAAATCTGTTTAAAGTGTTCTATTGgtctctaaacttgtttaaaattgGCAATTTGTTGGTTGAAGTGATACATTGTTCAACTTTTCTACATTCGCTCGTATACCACCGCATAGCAATATAGACCTAATCATGTTATAATAAGTAAGTTCAGATcaccaatcaattttttttttaacaaatttgAAGCGGTCATGATATTACAAATTAACCATTTTAATGGAGATTTTTAATATGGTTGATAATTTTAGAGAAATTCTTCAAACCGTAAAAAAACTGAATTTGATTCtataactaattaattatgttAAATTGGAAAATTACAgtagaatcaataaaaataagaaattaaagagtttGGAAAATTACAGTAGAATCAATAACAAACATCTTAAACTAACTCAAAGACGGAGCCGGTAGCCGGAAGGATTCCTCACTTTCTAGATAAATCAATATATCATCAGTATCAGCGAGCCGGAAGGATCCAAACTGTGTAGATAAAGAGGATGACGACGAGGAGTAGAAAAGATTGAATATGGGCTTCCCTTGCAAATCAGAGCCCAAGTTTCTCTATAGCATGCTCTGAATGCTAATGTTTtaaaaagtgacattttaaaaatgttgattttactcttataaaatattttttttcctaatattTATGTAAATTGTCTTAAAATATTTATCTGCAATCTAATGTACATATTGAATGAGCGGACAAAATGATGTGGTTCTAGATAAAGTTTGAAGAGACATTACTTTAAATGATAGTATATCTGGGCAGGTGTTTGTTTGCCCATACATTTAAATGTGAATTTGCAATTAATGCATCATTAGTTAATGAGTGTATAATACAAAATAGAGATGATCTGGAAATAAGTGTTGTAaaattattaagattattataataaaataaggATATGGTGAAagtaatattaaaataaaaattcagtGTATGTTTGTTGGTGGGTTTGAGGGGCCATAGCATATATAGCTTTATTGTTTGTGATTGGCATGGTAATTAAGCGCAGGTGAACAGTAGGAGGAAGGAAGAGCTACTTTAGACCCCCAAAAGAAACGAAAGATGGATAGGATGGGGCTGATTCATTACATATATAAGATGTCGGGGGGATTCCATTCCTCACTTTCAGTCTTCTTACCATATCACTCACTTTCTTTCCTACTCCACCTGCATGCttctatttctttatttattcttttctctttttagtttttagaatcatttctatcattttttttacaaagcGTATATTTATTCCAATGGTATAAAATTCGTGCTACCGGAtaatattagagataaaattataaaatttcaatatacacttctttatatatatttatatatatatagtgcaTATGGATAACAGGTAAATAAATGAACACGTCACATGGACTAATCATGCGTCTTAATTAGGAATAATAATGGAGAGGTAACCGTCTGGACACGTGGATCAATGGGGACAGACATCTTCAAAAAGTTGTCATCCTGATTTGCACAACTTGCAGTTAGTACACACCAAATCAAAGTGTCTTACCAGGTGACATGTGTCTATGTCCTCCCAACATGTGTAATGAGTGTTAGCTAGGACACAAAAGACACATTTTTCAGAAATATCCCTAAAACCttagaaattgaaaatgaagttATGCATCCAAGATATCTCATCCCTAACTGTAGAAGTTGTTGGACTTGACACTCATACCGTTCCATAGTTGATTTGGACATCTTAGAAGCTCCCTTTCTAGGCTTCCTTCCCTTCCTCTTCCATGAGGCATACACTTAAGTAGAATTGTTCTCCCCTCCTCCTATATGCGCTTAAGCATCTTTCAACAAAGCTTTCGATATGTAGATTGGCAATACTTAAGTGGAAGATAGCTTGTTAGTACATATTTTGCAGTCCTTATGACGTAAGCTACGTACCTTATAAGAAAGAAGCACATATCGAGTCCTAAAGAGCACAAAATGGATAGAAACACAAAGGATTATTAAAAGATGAAGccttaaaaagttaaaaaagtcTAGAAAACCCCACTATTTAAAAGTCATAAAAGCTCTAAGTCATAAATCATATAGCATGAGAATTTGTTGAGTCTGTTTGTCCCATCAGGAAAGCTTGGATTCTCTTTCGGAAAGGCCGCGAGTCTCGACCCTTCAATTTAGCGGTTTCAACCTTCGAATATGGggttgtgtgccccctttttagTGCTACCAGCCCCAAGGTGGGCCGCCGTCCTCTTGTAATAGGGCTGTTGGCGCAGCCCCTATGTGAAGGCCGCCCTTCGGGCCCACTTTTCTTGGGACCACAGACGTTCAATTTGGGGGCCTCAATTCCACCCCCTCCTTTTTAGAATTCCAGCCCCTGTAAATAGGGGCTCCAAATCCAAGTTGAGGGGGACAcgctttggattgaagagagatctaaagagagagagaaaagaaaatctaGAACAAGAAAGTCCATTTTCTTCCAACGTCGTAAGAAATGATGACATGGAAACTGACAGTTttatttaaattcaaaatctaaaATTTCTAGAGAAGGGAgagtagagagagaaaaaataaaaaataaaataaaaaatataattttgacTCTTAAAAAGTCAAATtcagaatatttttttttggacaaaattatctTTTGTTACACCAACGAATTTCTAGTTCCTAAAAATCCCTTACCAGAAAATTTCTGGATATAAGAAAATAACCCTAGAGTGGCGGACGCACCACAGCGGAGTGTACATGGTCCACGCGCCAACTATTAAAaagaatcaattttttttttgaaaaattacttttataaacGTTGTCTTCTACTATGGAAGAGGCGCTTGATGGTAGTTTAAACATTTTAGTTTGTGAAAACCATTCAAATTTATAGATAAATTCTTTGAGTTGTTTTTATATATCAATATACATAAAAGAATTTAAAGTTGAATCCTGGGTCTTAGATCAGCAACAGTCACCAAGCACCTGCTGGGGCTGGGTTTTCTGCACAGGAGGATTTTTCCAAATTAGATGCCCTTCTTCAACCTTCAATAGTGGGTGATTATCAACCGATTAAGGATCCAAAAGTTGGGATTAACAGTAATAATAAACAAATGTATTATAATTCTAATCTGCCTCGGTGTCCATCATTTGACAGCAGAAACCAAGATCAACCAAAATTCATGATGCTTGGAAAAAAATTCATTGTCAGGGCACCTATCAAATGAGAAGCATACTGAAAACGTAAGCAGTAGCCAGCTGATCTGAAGCTGAAGCCAAAACAGCAGTATTTTTCTGCTGATGGAACAAcaacaactttttatttttagccaaACGCCAGGAGATGTGAAAAGGAGAAGCAAACACCCCCTAAGTTGAAACCCAGACCCACATTTCACCACCTCTGTTTCTGTATAATTTTGcaagagggaagaaagaagaattaTTTTGTAGTCAGCCTCACCTGATCTGATCTGAGATGTCAGTCCAGCAATGGAATGGAAGGTGATGAAATCTAAGAGATCGTCTTAGTCTTCTTAGAACGTGACTTGTTAATAGCATCACAAATCTCTCTTCTtcgtttgttgttgttgttggttgCAGGGATCACATTCTTGCTATTCATGTTCATTAAGTCCTTGTTTTCATCTTTATCTGCAGAGTCAACTTTTAATGCATCTTTAACGAAAATCCTTAATCTCCATAATGTCAATTCACTCTGTACATGGGAAGCACACAGTTAAAACTAATGCTCTTCTCGATTCACCATTATGGATCAAAAACGTAACCTAAGAATCCAAATAACCTGGATTGGTAAAGTTTAATACTTCTGAAACTTTAAATGAGATAGGAAAAAAACTAACATTTAGCACAATTTATCACTTTGGTCACCATTATTTAATTTTGGTACATTTGGCCCATatacttcaatttaaataaGTAGATAGGTCAAATGTGCCCAAATTAGAGTACAACAGCCAAACTGATAAATTTTACCCAATAGAGGGGCTAAAGTTTGACTTTTGTCAGAAGAGATGCAAGTTTAACCTGACTATCCATGTCGAGGTCGACCTCTTGTGCTGTTGCTTGGAAGCTTGGATTGTCATCAGCAACTATCTCCAGAGCCTTAGTCAGATCTCCGGGAGACAATAGAGTGAGAGCTGTTCCTAGTTTCTTTTTCTCCTCAACACTTGTTTTTCTGTCGAATGCCATAACCAACCAAAGTTCAATGGCTACAGAAGACAATTAACCAACAAGTATCAAACCACATAGATGCACTTAAGTGTACATGGCTTTACAAACATACCTGCATTCCTGAATTACCATTTTTCTGAGATTCCCCAGTTTCATATCAACCTCACAAAGCTGTAAGCAATTACAAAACATACTGTTCAAAACATCTAGCAGATTAAAATACTCAAATTAGACTTCTAAAAAAGTAAGCAGAATTCGGCATTTGGTGGAAATATGAAACTTTtccaaatatataatatatgctTACAAACAATTGTAAACTATAATGAACAATTTATCGGCTTATAGTGTACTTTTGTATAAAGCTCAACTTTTTACGTACTTCATTGTTCAAATCCCTGGCCATGTTAGCATGTGAGGCCTCCTGAGCTAATTTCACAGCTGCTTGCATTGCCACTTGGTCCTTTGCCTGTCTTTTTTCCTGCACGCATTTGAACACTTATCCAACAATCCAAGGAATAAAACAACtcaaaataaagataataataataaaaaaattctcatATGAGACCCCCTAGGAAAGAAATCAATTAATTTGTAGTTATAAGATCCATACTAAAATTGATCAGTACCTCTTTAGCAACTTTAGGCAACAGTTGCAACCACTTCTCTTCAAACTTTTCCAGTAATTTTTTGGCCATTATGTGGACATCATCCCTTTCGTCATTGTATTTCATTGCATTCTTGAAAACAAGTCTAACATCAGCATATATTTCCCGGACATTCCTGTACCCAGTACCACTCTTAGCCtccaatttattttttattgtacCTAAATCCATTGGGTTTTCAATGACCTGGTATTGACAAGTTTTGAAGTATTCAATTGAAGTCATATACCAAAAAACTACTATTGAGTGAATTTAATACTCAAATTTATGAAAATATCAATGAGAAGAATTTAATGGTGTGAAGTTATAGATAGACAAAGATAACTGGCCTTTCATTCTAATGTAAGAAAAATCTTCAATGCAAACAAAAGCATGATAAAACTCCAAGTTTTTCAATGTCTAATATATTTAGATTCAAAATATATGGAGCCTAGCCATCTATGGACCATTTACAACTATGGATAACATATGGGAAGCAACTGTTTTACTATAGAACTTGTAAGCATGAAATCAGTTGAAGAAACAAACTGTTTTATTAtcataattgacagaacttTTAATTTATCAAACTCCTTAAACAATCAAtagcaccaaaaataaatataaaaaattaatttctgtCTTTTTTCTAGGCTTGCATTAATCATGCAAAACAAGGTACAGAACCTTCATTTGGAGACGTTTTAAAAATCATGCGACCAAAATGCTTCTGTTGTAGAATCGAAAAACAAATTTAGGATCACAACAGGGAGAAAGTATTTGATTCTTTATTCAGTCATCATATGATTGACAGAATGAATGGTGGTGATTCTGTTAGGCGAAAAAATGGGATTTGTATTGATTAATTTGGACTAGAAGATCTAGATTGTAGGGCTAAGATGAACTTTTGGGTTTAGTCATGCTCAGCCCTGGGTTAGAGATGTCTTCAGATAGTTCTGTTCTAACCCGATCAGTGCGAACGGGAAAAATAAAAGCTGAAATAATAACTACATTGATGAAATGAACCCTGCCCAGGAAGATTTCAAAAGTAACATCACACTTTACCTTGTAATAGTCATGCAGACCAAGACCTACAACATCTACTGGTTCGATGAAAGGCCGTGCCCATTTGTGCTGAGTGATCTGACAAGAGATAAGACAGAAATAAACAAACTTAATTCTTCCAGGGGTGAAGGTGTAATGAGAGTTGTCAAAGCTAGGATGATATTTCGGTAACATACATTGGGAATTGCAAAATAACCATGGATTCTCTAGCAGCCTCATATGTATAGGAAGGTTCTAACATATCAATGATATCATAAACTCAACCTGCTCAGCCTTATTATCCTAAAGAATTGATCACGAGAGCAGCTCAGCAAAGCAAGAGAACTTTAAAAGAGGCCGTTGAATACTCTAATCATGTAGCAAGTCAATTTTGTTAAGAATGCGATACATACATATAGCAACTCTAAGGAAAATAAGAAAAGTAAAACAGTGCTGGGTACAGGTTCAGATCATCAGGAGACGAAAAGTTAGTTCAACAGCTAGGCAAAAAGTATATCCAATCCATGCACTCAAGGGATAGAGGTTGTTACCAAAGTGATACCTGAAAAAGGTATCCTTTTGGTCAAGAAGTCAGCTTCTTCCTAAGAGGACCTACACTCACTAATGCAGGAAGTAAGGGCAACAATCTCACAAGTCATTGGTCAAAAGCTAAGGAACCCAAAATATAAAGTTAGTCCAGTGTGTCACCTTCATCAAAAGATTGAGAGACCATCATCAAGACTTCTTTAATACCATACTATACTACTGAGCAATATTACAAATTTTACAGAACTAAAATTCCTTTGAATCTACATAATATAGAATAGCAACCCAATCAACACCTCCATATGATGACCTCTAATGCAAAATTGTCATAGTTGTGAGGATGGAATTTGATAATTCCCAGATATGTCTTTTGCATATAGATATTTGGAATCATAGCTAGTCCCTAACTGATGCATCTGATCATATATAGAAAGTTGTAATCAAGCAGTTACTCATGTAAGAAAAAAGCTCAAAATAATATCTTAAATCTCAAAATTTTACAGGATTATTATTATCAGTACACTGTACACTGCAaatcaaatttggtaagaagCATAAAGGTTACTCAACCACAGGCAATAACCAGGAAAATAGGGAATGTATTAGATGAGAGAAACTTAATTGATATTATAGAATTATAACGAAGGAAATAACAGGATGACAGTAACAAGGCAATCCACAGAAACCGCCCTCTCTAAGCTTTTCTGCTAAAAGCCAAAATGGAGAAATCTTTCTACTGGCCTAACACCTATAACCACCCCTCGAACATTCTCCCAAAAGGTCGTAACTAACTCTGTCAGCTCACTCCCCTTGGGCTTCTTAGAATAAACATTTCATactttaggcccatggttcagaTGAGCCAATAATAGGTCTACTGTGCTGCAATGCTCTATCATTACCTCCTCCCCCCCTCTCCCTTTCTTTAAGAGTCTTGTCCTCAAGACTAAGATAAGGAAACTGAACAAAGCATCTTCCCCATGTTTCCTCAATGGAGTGATCTTTCCATTGAACTAACCACTGCTGAGAATGGGAATGAGTAGGCAAGATTGCCTGAGGAACACAGTAATCAAAAGTTTCGAGCTCTAACTCCATGGGTAAAgaactctctccaccaaaccTGAAAATATAGCTTTCTTGAGtagataaacatgaaaagaagGATGAACTTTGGAAGAAGAGGGCAGATGGAACTTATAAGCTACTGCACCAATTTTCTCCACAACCTTGGAAGGACCAAAATACTTAGCTGCCAATCTGTGATTGATACGTTGAGAGGGTCGATGGTTCGAATCCTAGCAACCCGATTTGTTGACtaaatttcaacacatggtaaGATGAGTCTGTGTCGTACATGCTTCAAACGTAAAGGCATTCACGTGAGAGGGTGTGTcagagataaaaataaaagctacTCTTGGACTTCAACAGCcaacttaagcttttagttcaaatagTTCCTTAACCATTATTAAAGGCGCAAGGTGCACTAAGGTGTTAGGGTCTTGGAGCCTTAGACCAAGGCGCAAGAGTGCGACTGAGCGACATAAGGCAtactaaaagaataaaaatataaatgattgtatttaaaatacaaataatgataaattctaaaatgaaaatgcaataaaatactaaatcatgacAATATTCTTAATCATAAATTCTAACATGCAATAAACCTCATATTCTAAAATTGAAGTGTTCAACTAAATAGTAAATCCTAAGTTGACAATAGCCACTTATCATCAAAAGTCCCCAAATTCATCAATCATCACCTCTCACCATCATTCTCATCTCCAACCTCCTCAAATTGTTCTTCAAGGAACTGGTCCTCTTCGTCTTTATCATACTCATCTACAAAGTcaatttcttcttcctcctcatctcaagaggagagagagagagaggagaagaGTACATGTTCTTGAaaccttttgttcttcaacAACTCCAAGTTCATCTGTTGTTGCCtgcttctttctctcttttttcctATTGTCTGCTTCTTCATTCTCTCCTTTTTTTCCCTATCGTGGTGTCTGCATTTCTTCAAAATGtatcttctttcttctttggTTGTTTATTTTGGACACTTGATGTGACTAATCTAAAAGTGGAAATTAACAAGGATCTAACTCTTTTAAGACCCTAAAAAAACTCATGTGGCAAATAGATGTGCCATAACCACGGCTAGGCGCACCTTGGTGGTCGCTTGAGTGACAGCACCTACCTTTGGGGTGCCAAGGTGCTTGGCCTAGTGCCGTGGAGCCTTAGGCACGCCTTTAACAACTTAGGAAGAGTGAGTGCCCCTTGTTTGAAATACAATAGTATATCAATCCATGCTTAAACAACCATTTTTGGCCAAAACACACTTAGCAATATCAACTATGAATAATCAACTTAAATAGCTACTTGATTTCTAATACAGATAATTCCAACCCATTTAAATGGAAAAAGAATAAACGTTTTATACCTCCTAAAgataaacatattatgaaaaaggacCAGAAAAAGGTAAAATTCAAACCTACAAAAAGGTAAAATTCAAACCTACAAAAAGGTAAAATTCATTTTAAGTCATACATGAGTTTATGATATTAAACCCCTCAACTATAAAAATGTTCTATGAAAGTCTTTATGTTTCAATTAGAATCTATTTACGTCTATTTTTAATAGATTTCATTACTTAATCACAAAAAACCTGAAAGAATAGTTTTGTAATTCGAGGTAGACCAAAAGAAGTAAAGTTCAAGAGcctaaaaatacatttttttacttaaaaaccgTGCTTATGATGCCATGATACGCCTTTGATGTCACAATTAAAACATGCAAGTTAATTGAGTTAGAAGGAAAGGGCACAATGTGTTTTTTCCAAAATAAACTCAAATAGAATTACAAAAATGCTGTTACTTACATGATAAAATATTCCTGCAAACTGGTGTATAAGTTCCTGCCTTCTCTTTTCTGCAGCTGCTTCCCTGTTTGATCCATGTCGCTGTTGCTTTTCAATGTTCATTTTGTCCTTCACAGTCAAGCTGCATTTAACATTGTCCAGATTCTTGTTATCTTGAGCCATGTAGAACTGTTCCAATATATCTACCCCTTGC
The DNA window shown above is from Euphorbia lathyris chromosome 1, ddEupLath1.1, whole genome shotgun sequence and carries:
- the LOC136206564 gene encoding transcription factor GTE1-like isoform X5; translated protein: MLHFPVFPIRLEMSNADLGHCKVNVSEGKGFSHSFDELFSKVNELEQGVDILEQFYMAQDNKNLDNVKCSLTVKDKMNIEKQQRHGSNREAAAEKRRQELIHQFAGIFYHITQHKWARPFIEPVDVVGLGLHDYYKVIENPMDLGTIKNKLEAKSGTGYRNVREIYADVRLVFKNAMKYNDERDDVHIMAKKLLEKFEEKWLQLLPKVAKEEKRQAKDQVAMQAAVKLAQEASHANMARDLNNELCEVDMKLGNLRKMVIQECRKTSVEEKKKLGTALTLLSPGDLTKALEIVADDNPSFQATAQEVDLDMDSQIKMKTRT
- the LOC136206564 gene encoding transcription factor GTE1-like isoform X2 yields the protein MSNADLGHCKVNVSEGKGFSHSFDELFSKVNELEQGVDILEQFYMAQDNKNLDNVKCSLTVKDKMNIEKQQRHGSNREAAAEKRRQELIHQFAGIFYHITQHKWARPFIEPVDVVGLGLHDYYKVIENPMDLGTIKNKLEAKSGTGYRNVREIYADVRLVFKNAMKYNDERDDVHIMAKKLLEKFEEKWLQLLPKVAKEEKRQAKDQVAMQAAVKLAQEASHANMARDLNNELCEVDMKLGNLRKMVIQECRKTSVEEKKKLGTALTLLSPGDLTKALEIVADDNPSFQATAQEVDLDMDSQSELTLWRLRIFVKDALKVDSADKDENKDLMNMNSKNVIPATNNNNKRRREICDAINKSRSKKTKTIS
- the LOC136206564 gene encoding transcription factor GTE1-like isoform X3 gives rise to the protein MLHFPVFPIRLEMSNADLGHCKVNVSEGKGFSHSFDELFSKVNELEQGVDILEQFYMAQDNKNLDNVKCSLTVKDKMNIEKQQRHGSNREAAAEKRRQELIHQFAGIFYHVIENPMDLGTIKNKLEAKSGTGYRNVREIYADVRLVFKNAMKYNDERDDVHIMAKKLLEKFEEKWLQLLPKVAKEEKRQAKDQVAMQAAVKLAQEASHANMARDLNNELCEVDMKLGNLRKMVIQECRKTSVEEKKKLGTALTLLSPGDLTKALEIVADDNPSFQATAQEVDLDMDSQSELTLWRLRIFVKDALKVDSADKDENKDLMNMNSKNVIPATNNNNKRRREICDAINKSRSKKTKTIS
- the LOC136206564 gene encoding transcription factor GTE1-like isoform X1; this encodes MLHFPVFPIRLEMSNADLGHCKVNVSEGKGFSHSFDELFSKVNELEQGVDILEQFYMAQDNKNLDNVKCSLTVKDKMNIEKQQRHGSNREAAAEKRRQELIHQFAGIFYHITQHKWARPFIEPVDVVGLGLHDYYKVIENPMDLGTIKNKLEAKSGTGYRNVREIYADVRLVFKNAMKYNDERDDVHIMAKKLLEKFEEKWLQLLPKVAKEEKRQAKDQVAMQAAVKLAQEASHANMARDLNNELCEVDMKLGNLRKMVIQECRKTSVEEKKKLGTALTLLSPGDLTKALEIVADDNPSFQATAQEVDLDMDSQSELTLWRLRIFVKDALKVDSADKDENKDLMNMNSKNVIPATNNNNKRRREICDAINKSRSKKTKTIS
- the LOC136206564 gene encoding transcription factor GTE1-like isoform X4 translates to MLHFPVFPIRLEMSNADLGHCKVNVSEGKGFSHSFDELFSKVNELEQGVDILEQFYMAQDNKNLDNVKCSLTVKDKMNIEKQQRHGSNREAAAEKRRQELIHQFAGIFYHITQHKWARPFIEPVDVVGLGLHDYYKVIENPMDLGTIKNKLEAKSGTGYRNVREIYADVRLVFKNAMKYNDERDDVHIMAKKLLEKFEEKWLQLLPKVAKEEKRQAKDQVAMQAAVKLAQEASHANMARDLNNELCEVDMKLGNLRKMVIQECRKTSVEEKKKLGTALTLLSPGDLTKALEIVADDNPSFQATAQEVDLDMDSQVTFLIHNGESRRALVLTVCFPCTE